Below is a genomic region from Acinetobacter tibetensis.
AAGCAGTGGCATAACAGAATTAAGCACGCCTCTTTTTGTCAATACAACCAAAAATCATTCGATTAATCAATTATTAAAGAGTTACCCTGAACAATCCTCTCTGGTTCAAAAGCTGCAAAAGGACACCGAGCTTGCTGGGGTAAAAGTGAAAGCGGAATCGGCAGCCAAAAAACCGACTGTATTTGCCTTTGGTGAATACAGCTTAGATGAACATCAAAACTGGATTGTGGGCGTTGCCGCTCAGTACAATTTATTTTCAGGCATCGACAAACAAAAAAATATACAAGCTGCTGAATTACAAAGATACGCTTTACAGTTAACCACCCAGCGTACTAAACAAGAAATAGAAAATATGATTTATAAATCATATAGCGAGCTTGAAACCGCTCAACAAAGCCATGCTCTACTGCAACAGAACATGCAAGCTGCTCAAGAAAATTTACGCATTCAAACACTTTCCTTCAAAGAAGATATGGGCACAGCCACACAAGTAATTGATGCTCAAAATGCCATGACCGCTCTTAAATCTGAAATGGCACTAAATGCGTATAAATACGTCATGTCATTAGCCACTTTATTACAAAGCCACGGTTCTATAGCTGAGTTTCAAAGCTATGTAAATCAAAAAAATACGCAATATATTCGTTAACTTTAATGGGGAAACCACATGAATCAAGATCAATCAACACCTGATCAAGAACCTAATGCTTCCTCATTGGAGGAAAAAAATACAGGGAAATCTGAAACTGATCTATCAGAGCAACTGACCGAAAATAACACTGGCACAGAAAATTCAGCAGATCACTTAAATGATGTCTCTGAAAAAGTGACTGATCCAACATCTAAAACTAAACTTCTGAAAAGCGTGGGTATTATCCTAGCCATCTTACTGCTTGGGTTAATTGCATTTGGTTTGTGGAAAAGCTACCAACCCAAGATGGTTGAAATACAAGGGAGAGTTGAAGCGGAAACCCTGCATATCAGTACCAAAATACCAAGCCGAATTGAAGAACTCTATGTACATGATGGTGAAAAAGTTCAAAAAAATCAGCCTCTCGTACGTTTGTATAGCCCAGAAATTGATGCTAAAAAGCAGCAGACACTGGCTGCTTTGCAATCGGCTCTAGCACTGAAATCGACCGCTGATCGAGGCTCACAACAAGAGAATATTGATACCCTATTTGCCAACTGGCAAGCCGTGAAAGCCCAACAAGACTTGGCACAAACAACCTACCAACGTGGAGCCAAACTTTTTCAGGAGGGTGTTATTTCTCGTCAGCGTCGTGATGAAATGCAGGCTGCTGCACAATCTGCTGCTCAGTTGACTGAAGCTGCTTACCAACAATATGCTCGAGCAAAACGCGGAAGTACAACTGAACAGAAATCCACAGCCGACGCACAGGTTGAAATCGCTAAAGCTGCTGTTGCGGAGGCGAATGCGCTAGATGCTGAAACAAAATTATTTTCACCCGTAAATGGTACAATTTCCAAAACCTACGGCAAAGTCTCTGAATTAGTCACGATAGGTGTGCCTGTCATGAGTATTATTTTAGATGATGAGCTATGGGTAAGTTTAAATGTCCGTGAAGATCAGTATGCTCAGGTCTATCAAGCCAAAACATTGGAAGGTTTTATTCCCGCTTTAAATAAAACTGTGCAATTTAAAATTGAGAATATTGATGCAGAGGGCGAGTTTGCGACTATAAAAACGACTCGACAAACGGGGGGTTACGACATACGTAGCTTTAAGCTCCACTTAACACCAAGCACACCCATTGCAGATCTTAAGGTTGGCATGAGTGTGATATTTAAAGTCAAAGAGCAATCCTGATGTGGGCTGGTCTCTGGCGTGAACTTCGCTATTTAGCCACACATAAATGGGACTTGTGTTTAGTTACACTCGCCCCGCTATGTGTGATTGTGCTATTTAGCTGCATGTTTGCGCAGGGAAAGCCTGAACATTTACCCATTGCGATTATTGATCAAGACCAGAGTAGTCTGAGTCGAAATATCGAAAAATATTTATCCAACAATCAAAGCTTGGCTATTTATACCGTAACGCCTGATTCCAATGAGGCTGAACGCCTACTGAATGAAACAAAAATTTGGGGCTATGTACTTATTCCAGAAGGTGCCGAACAACGGCTAGTTCAAGCGAAAGATGCAGAAATTGCACTCGCATTTAATCAAAGTTACTTCAGCATCGGAAATTCTATTTCTTCAGCCATGCTCAGCAGTACTGTGCAAGCCATGGCAAATTATATGGGGCAAAATTATTTAGAAAATAATATTCCCTATTTAGACATCCCTACCCCTAATGTGAAAATCTCGCCACTCTATAATCCGAGTCTCAGTTACGAATTTTATTTAGAACCTTTTGTCATTCCTGCTGTTCTACATTTATTGCTCTGTTGTTGTGTGGCTTTTTCCGTAGGTCAGGAATTTCAATTTAAGTCTGCAAAAAATTGGCTGAAATCTTCAACTATATGGACAGCATTACTCAGTAAAGTGCTTATTTATGTTCTTATTTTCAGTATTTGGACATGGTTGTGGATGTTCTGGCTCATAGAAATTCGAGGGTGGTTTGTGGCTGGTCAACTCTGGCTATTACTTCTAGCTCAGTTTTTATTTTATTTTGCCTATGCTTTAATTAGTGCAACTGTAGTATTGGCTACCCATAATTTGGCCAAAACTTTTGGCTTTAT
It encodes:
- a CDS encoding HlyD family secretion protein, with product MNQDQSTPDQEPNASSLEEKNTGKSETDLSEQLTENNTGTENSADHLNDVSEKVTDPTSKTKLLKSVGIILAILLLGLIAFGLWKSYQPKMVEIQGRVEAETLHISTKIPSRIEELYVHDGEKVQKNQPLVRLYSPEIDAKKQQTLAALQSALALKSTADRGSQQENIDTLFANWQAVKAQQDLAQTTYQRGAKLFQEGVISRQRRDEMQAAAQSAAQLTEAAYQQYARAKRGSTTEQKSTADAQVEIAKAAVAEANALDAETKLFSPVNGTISKTYGKVSELVTIGVPVMSIILDDELWVSLNVREDQYAQVYQAKTLEGFIPALNKTVQFKIENIDAEGEFATIKTTRQTGGYDIRSFKLHLTPSTPIADLKVGMSVIFKVKEQS
- a CDS encoding ABC transporter permease, encoding MWAGLWRELRYLATHKWDLCLVTLAPLCVIVLFSCMFAQGKPEHLPIAIIDQDQSSLSRNIEKYLSNNQSLAIYTVTPDSNEAERLLNETKIWGYVLIPEGAEQRLVQAKDAEIALAFNQSYFSIGNSISSAMLSSTVQAMANYMGQNYLENNIPYLDIPTPNVKISPLYNPSLSYEFYLEPFVIPAVLHLLLCCCVAFSVGQEFQFKSAKNWLKSSTIWTALLSKVLIYVLIFSIWTWLWMFWLIEIRGWFVAGQLWLLLLAQFLFYFAYALISATVVLATHNLAKTFGFIAVYGGSSLSFAGVTLPLNNAPAFTKFWANIIPYTPYAKLQTEQWVIGSPVQLSFIPLAILSFYCLFYSITSFLLLKKRSVEVQE